In Rubrivirga marina, the following are encoded in one genomic region:
- a CDS encoding efflux RND transporter periplasmic adaptor subunit, which translates to EAPGDGSDPADVYAETPPSPERRRRALWAGLALLVLVTAVGLTWTLARGDSSDAVAEAPPAAPLGTANEEAVEGGLAQYDLNGDGVVYQSGMHPYIVQDEPGTCPVCGMDLEPVPVSGAPAGTVEIDPVTLQNIGVRTAVVQERQLERTLRTTGTFEAQDAARETVTLRVGGFVERLYVDTEGQRIRQGQPLLEIYSPELVSTQQELLLAVRNRQLLGGGDGADRLVEAARTRLRLFGLGPQQIARVEQSGTIQERITLFAPASGTVQNKRIVEGMQATPGMPLMDIVDFGALYLQVDVPERDLGWVSRGTRGVVTLAALPGEELRGRVDYVYDTLDPATRTGTARITVPNAGGRLRPGMFATATLYGDLSAVGPVVPAEAVVRDGDGAAVILALGEGRFRPQPVTLGEESDGLVRVLSGLSAGERVVTSAQFLIDSEARLAASLGAMTGGMGTADTDDFPTE; encoded by the coding sequence AGAGGCCCCCGGCGACGGCTCCGACCCGGCCGACGTCTACGCCGAGACGCCGCCGAGCCCCGAGCGACGCCGCCGCGCCCTCTGGGCCGGCCTCGCCCTCCTCGTGCTCGTGACGGCCGTCGGCCTCACGTGGACGCTCGCGCGCGGCGACTCGTCCGACGCCGTCGCCGAGGCCCCGCCCGCTGCGCCGCTCGGCACCGCGAACGAGGAGGCCGTCGAGGGCGGCCTCGCCCAGTACGACCTCAACGGCGACGGCGTCGTCTACCAGTCCGGGATGCACCCCTACATCGTCCAGGACGAGCCCGGCACGTGCCCCGTCTGCGGGATGGACCTCGAGCCTGTGCCGGTGAGCGGAGCGCCCGCCGGGACCGTCGAGATCGACCCGGTCACGCTCCAGAACATCGGCGTCCGGACGGCCGTCGTCCAGGAGCGCCAGCTCGAGCGGACCCTCCGCACGACCGGCACCTTCGAAGCCCAGGACGCCGCCCGCGAAACGGTAACGCTCCGCGTCGGCGGGTTCGTCGAGCGGCTCTACGTCGACACCGAGGGCCAGCGGATCCGCCAGGGCCAGCCGCTCCTCGAGATCTACAGCCCCGAGCTCGTGTCGACGCAGCAGGAGCTGCTGCTGGCGGTCCGCAACCGCCAGCTCCTCGGCGGCGGCGACGGGGCCGACCGGCTCGTCGAGGCGGCCCGGACGCGCCTCCGCCTCTTCGGACTGGGACCCCAGCAGATCGCCCGGGTCGAGCAGAGCGGGACCATCCAGGAGCGGATCACGCTCTTCGCGCCCGCCTCGGGCACGGTCCAGAACAAGCGGATCGTCGAGGGCATGCAGGCGACGCCCGGCATGCCGCTCATGGACATCGTCGACTTCGGCGCGCTCTACCTCCAGGTCGACGTCCCCGAGCGCGACCTCGGGTGGGTCAGCCGCGGCACGCGCGGCGTCGTGACGCTGGCGGCGCTCCCGGGCGAGGAGCTCCGCGGCCGCGTCGACTACGTCTACGACACGCTCGACCCGGCCACGCGGACCGGCACGGCCCGGATCACGGTCCCCAACGCCGGGGGCCGCCTCCGGCCGGGGATGTTCGCGACGGCCACGCTCTACGGCGACCTCTCGGCCGTCGGCCCGGTCGTGCCCGCCGAGGCCGTCGTCCGCGACGGCGACGGGGCCGCGGTCATCCTCGCCCTCGGCGAGGGCCGCTTCCGCCCGCAGCCCGTCACGCTCGGCGAGGAGTCCGACGGGCTCGTCCGCGTCCTCTCCGGCCTGTCGGCGGGCGAGCGCGTGGTCACGAGCGCCCAGTTCCTCATCGACTCCGAGGCCCGCCTCGCGGCCTCGCTCGGGGCCATGACCGGCGGGATGGGGACGGCGGACACCGACGACTTCCCCACCGAGTGA
- a CDS encoding LexA family protein, whose protein sequence is MPLALSPPPDDPPHGRVTVIGTAADLPPGPWLPFFASAVAAGFPSPADDYREGELDMRDLLGASSPSVFFCRAEGWSMRDEGIRDGDVLVVDRAVEPESGMIVVAAVDGELTVKRYVRRGGRVVLLAANPEHEPIELRDGQDLVVWGVVTSHVGFHLPAGKGLRRVAA, encoded by the coding sequence ATGCCCCTCGCGCTCTCCCCCCCACCCGACGACCCGCCCCACGGCCGCGTCACCGTCATCGGGACGGCGGCCGACCTCCCGCCCGGCCCGTGGCTCCCGTTCTTCGCCTCGGCCGTCGCCGCCGGGTTCCCCAGCCCGGCCGACGACTACCGCGAGGGCGAGCTGGACATGCGCGACCTCCTCGGGGCCTCGTCGCCGAGCGTGTTCTTCTGCCGGGCCGAGGGGTGGTCGATGCGGGACGAGGGGATCCGCGACGGCGACGTCCTCGTCGTCGACCGGGCCGTCGAGCCGGAGTCGGGGATGATCGTCGTGGCGGCCGTCGACGGCGAGCTGACCGTCAAGCGGTACGTCCGGCGGGGCGGCCGGGTCGTGCTGCTGGCGGCGAACCCGGAGCACGAGCCGATCGAGCTCCGGGACGGGCAGGACCTCGTCGTGTGGGGCGTCGTCACGAGCCACGTCGGGTTCCACCTCCCGGCCGGGAAGGGGCTCCGGCGTGTCGCTGCGTAA
- a CDS encoding TolC family protein, with the protein MSPLAAARPALLALLALVGARAHAQAPDTLRLGAVLDALYAENPALRAARLDARALARRGDQVATLPDPTASVMVAPYPILTARGTQRSQWRVEQMIPWPGTLGLRRDAADAQAEAARLGADATALDLARQATRAYADLVRTQEAASIVRAFQARLDAFAEAAAVRYEVGRGPQGAILQVQLERQRLEEQLIALDRERDAAVLTLARVIDRPGLALSGPVVAVAPALPQADDLATTAVQTRPEVARAQAQIDAAQADVALAQKAFYPDLGVGIVYTDVAAADMPPTATGRDALGLMASVRVPLDRTSRRAGLDEARLREEAARARLDAARTAVQADVADALSDARRAAEAVALYEQTLVPQAETTVESALAGYTTGALDFLAFLDAERARFQVALGLVDARARLL; encoded by the coding sequence ATGTCCCCCCTCGCCGCAGCGCGCCCGGCGCTGCTCGCCCTCCTGGCCCTCGTCGGCGCCCGGGCGCACGCCCAGGCGCCCGACACCCTCCGCCTGGGCGCCGTCCTCGACGCGCTCTACGCCGAGAACCCTGCGCTCCGGGCCGCCCGCCTCGACGCCCGTGCCCTCGCGCGCCGCGGCGACCAGGTCGCCACGCTCCCCGACCCGACGGCGTCCGTCATGGTCGCGCCGTACCCGATCCTGACCGCGCGGGGCACGCAGCGGAGCCAGTGGCGAGTCGAGCAGATGATCCCGTGGCCGGGCACCCTCGGCCTCCGCCGCGACGCCGCCGACGCCCAGGCCGAGGCCGCCCGCCTCGGCGCCGACGCGACCGCCCTCGACCTCGCCCGGCAGGCCACACGCGCTTACGCCGACCTCGTGCGCACGCAGGAGGCCGCGTCGATCGTGCGCGCCTTTCAGGCGCGGCTCGACGCCTTCGCCGAGGCCGCCGCCGTCCGCTACGAGGTGGGGCGGGGGCCGCAGGGCGCCATCCTCCAGGTCCAACTCGAACGCCAGCGGCTCGAGGAGCAGCTCATCGCCCTCGACCGCGAGCGGGACGCCGCCGTCCTGACGCTCGCCCGCGTGATCGACCGGCCCGGCCTCGCGCTCTCCGGCCCCGTCGTCGCCGTCGCCCCTGCGCTGCCCCAGGCGGACGACCTCGCGACGACCGCCGTCCAGACCCGCCCCGAGGTCGCGCGCGCTCAGGCGCAGATCGACGCCGCACAGGCCGACGTGGCCCTCGCCCAAAAGGCCTTCTACCCCGACCTCGGGGTCGGCATCGTCTACACCGACGTCGCCGCGGCCGACATGCCGCCGACCGCGACGGGCCGCGACGCCCTTGGGCTCATGGCCTCCGTCCGCGTCCCGCTCGACCGGACATCCCGCCGCGCCGGGCTCGACGAGGCCCGCCTCCGCGAGGAGGCCGCCCGCGCTCGCCTCGACGCCGCCCGAACCGCCGTCCAGGCGGACGTCGCCGACGCCCTCTCCGACGCCCGCCGCGCCGCCGAGGCCGTCGCCCTCTACGAACAAACCCTCGTGCCCCAGGCCGAGACGACCGTCGAGAGCGCGCTCGCCGGCTACACGACGGGCGCCCTCGACTTTCTTGCCTTTCTCGACGCCGAGCGCGCCCGCTTCCAGGTCGCCCTCGGCCTCGTCGACGCCCGCGCCCGCCTCCTC
- a CDS encoding cupredoxin domain-containing protein, which yields MTRFLLPLLLAAPLALAACGDADTDEVADMPAMGAEATDETHEMPDGTVMDGAEHEHMASADGEATQPQLVDGVQVVEVEAGRMGYQPRQIALEAGVPARLVVTRTVEDECSSQITLPAYDVPTTDLPLGEPVAIEFTPTEAGEVQFVCGMDMQRGTIAVVS from the coding sequence ATGACCCGCTTCCTCCTCCCGCTCCTCCTCGCCGCCCCGCTCGCCCTCGCCGCCTGCGGCGACGCCGACACCGACGAGGTCGCCGACATGCCCGCGATGGGCGCCGAGGCCACCGACGAGACGCACGAGATGCCCGACGGCACCGTGATGGACGGCGCCGAGCACGAGCACATGGCCTCCGCCGACGGCGAGGCCACCCAGCCCCAGCTCGTCGACGGCGTCCAGGTCGTCGAGGTTGAGGCCGGCCGGATGGGCTACCAGCCCCGCCAGATCGCCCTCGAGGCCGGCGTCCCCGCCCGCCTCGTCGTCACGCGGACCGTCGAGGACGAGTGCTCGTCCCAGATCACGCTCCCGGCCTACGACGTCCCCACGACGGACCTCCCGCTCGGCGAGCCCGTCGCCATCGAGTTCACGCCGACGGAAGCCGGCGAGGTCCAGTTCGTCTGCGGCATGGACATGCAGCGCGGGACGATCGCAGTCGTCTCGTAG
- a CDS encoding efflux RND transporter permease subunit, which produces MRGPNARDGALERLIEWSAENRLLVGLVTLMVAGLGAWATLTTPVDAIPDLSDVQVIIRTEYAGQGPQIVEEQVTYPLTSAMLSVPGAQTVRGYSMFGTSFVYVIFEDGTDLYWARSRVLEYLSQVQDRLPDAASPALGPDATGVGWVYQYSLRDTTGQYDLAQLRSVQDFYLRYELQAVEGVAEVATVGGFEKQYQVVVDPQALAAYGVPIGQVADALRRSNRDVGGRLLELGEREFIVRGKGYLTGLDDIRQVVVKAEGGTPVTVGQIAEVRLGPEIRRGIADVNGEGEVVGGIVVMRSGENAQATIDAVKERIAEVSSGLPPGVEVVTEYDRSELIASAVSALATTIWEEMLVVALVVIVFLLHVRSAFVALVTVPVGILIALGIMRLLGINANIMSLGGIAIAIGVMVDASLVMVENAHKHIERAREAKRAAGGAGDGAAPSGDPPALADSERVRAVIEAAKEVGPSLFFALLIVTVSFLPVFTLEAVEGRLFRPLALTKTFSMAAASVLAVTLVPALMVVFVKGKIRSERDNPVARVFLRAYRPVIRGTLRHPKAVLVVGFALLFATLLPVQRLLLGETYVPFPQIGSEFMPPLWEGDMLYMPTTLPGVSPQGAKEILQRTDRILASFPEVERVFGKVGRAETATDPAPLSMLETTIILKPEDEWRDGVDRDSLTRAFDAAIRFPGLTNAWTMPIKTRIDMLATGIRTPVGVKIAGEDLETLERLGEQVERAVSALPGTRSAYAERVMGGSFLDVEVDRFAAARYGLTSGDVQDVLQAAVGGMTVTTTVEGLERYGVNVRYPRALRDDLPALQQVLVPTPGGAQVPLGELATFAFVSGPPMIKSENARPNAWVYVDLDEGADVGTYVQDARAAVEAAVDLPPGYSIRWSGQYEYMERANRRLAVLVPITLAVVFLLLFLHFRSAEEALLLMIPLPFAVVGAVWLMLALGFNFSIAVGVGMIAVAGLAAETGVVMHVYLDEAVARYRERGWLTSVPRLKAALEEGAVDRVRPKLMTVFTTILGLTPAMIGTGTGAEIMQRIAAPMVGGLVTSTVHTLVMIPALYAVVQGRRLRRQLRDAPGGDGRADGLALEPLAPAARAHDAPPAP; this is translated from the coding sequence ATGCGCGGTCCCAATGCAAGAGACGGCGCGCTCGAGCGGCTCATCGAGTGGAGCGCCGAGAACCGGCTCCTCGTCGGCCTCGTGACGCTCATGGTCGCCGGGCTCGGCGCGTGGGCCACGCTCACCACGCCCGTCGACGCCATCCCGGACCTCTCGGACGTCCAGGTCATCATCCGGACCGAGTACGCCGGCCAGGGCCCGCAGATCGTCGAGGAGCAGGTGACCTACCCGCTCACCTCGGCCATGCTCTCGGTCCCGGGCGCGCAGACCGTCCGGGGCTACTCCATGTTCGGGACGAGCTTCGTCTACGTCATCTTCGAGGACGGGACCGACCTCTATTGGGCCCGCTCCCGCGTCCTCGAGTACCTCTCCCAGGTCCAGGACCGGCTCCCGGACGCCGCCAGCCCCGCGCTCGGACCCGACGCGACGGGCGTCGGCTGGGTGTACCAGTACAGCCTGCGCGACACGACGGGGCAGTACGACCTCGCGCAGCTCCGGTCCGTCCAGGACTTCTACCTCCGCTACGAGCTCCAGGCCGTCGAGGGTGTCGCCGAGGTGGCGACGGTCGGCGGGTTCGAGAAGCAGTACCAGGTCGTCGTCGACCCCCAGGCGCTCGCGGCCTACGGCGTCCCCATCGGGCAGGTCGCCGACGCGCTCCGGCGCTCGAACCGCGACGTGGGCGGGCGACTCCTCGAGCTCGGCGAGCGCGAGTTCATCGTCCGCGGGAAGGGCTACCTCACCGGCCTCGACGACATCCGGCAGGTCGTCGTCAAGGCCGAGGGCGGGACGCCCGTGACCGTCGGGCAGATCGCCGAGGTCCGCCTCGGCCCCGAGATCCGGCGCGGGATCGCCGATGTCAACGGCGAGGGCGAGGTCGTCGGCGGCATCGTGGTCATGCGGAGCGGAGAGAACGCCCAGGCGACGATCGACGCGGTGAAGGAGCGGATCGCCGAGGTCTCGTCCGGCCTCCCGCCCGGCGTCGAAGTCGTCACCGAGTACGACCGCTCCGAGCTCATCGCGAGCGCCGTCTCGGCGCTCGCGACGACGATCTGGGAGGAGATGCTGGTCGTGGCCCTCGTGGTCATCGTGTTCCTGCTCCACGTCCGGAGCGCGTTCGTGGCCCTCGTGACGGTCCCGGTCGGCATCCTGATCGCGCTCGGGATCATGCGGCTCCTCGGCATCAACGCCAACATCATGAGCCTCGGTGGCATCGCCATCGCCATCGGCGTGATGGTCGACGCCTCGCTCGTCATGGTCGAGAACGCCCACAAGCACATCGAGCGGGCGCGCGAGGCCAAGCGCGCCGCTGGCGGGGCCGGCGACGGGGCAGCGCCCTCTGGCGACCCACCCGCGCTGGCGGACTCGGAGCGGGTCCGGGCGGTCATCGAGGCGGCCAAGGAGGTCGGCCCGTCGCTCTTCTTCGCGCTCCTCATCGTGACGGTCAGCTTCCTGCCCGTGTTCACGCTGGAGGCCGTCGAGGGCCGCCTCTTCCGGCCGCTCGCGCTCACCAAGACGTTCTCGATGGCCGCCGCCTCGGTCCTCGCCGTGACCCTCGTCCCGGCGCTCATGGTCGTGTTCGTCAAGGGGAAGATCCGGAGCGAGCGCGACAACCCCGTCGCCCGCGTCTTCCTCCGCGCCTACCGGCCCGTCATCCGCGGCACGCTCCGCCACCCGAAGGCCGTGCTCGTTGTCGGGTTCGCGCTCCTCTTCGCGACGCTCCTCCCGGTCCAGCGGCTCCTCCTGGGCGAGACCTACGTGCCGTTCCCCCAGATCGGGTCCGAGTTCATGCCGCCGCTGTGGGAGGGCGACATGCTCTACATGCCGACGACGCTCCCGGGCGTCTCGCCGCAGGGGGCGAAGGAGATCCTCCAGCGGACCGACCGCATCCTCGCCTCCTTCCCCGAGGTCGAGCGCGTCTTCGGCAAGGTCGGACGGGCCGAGACGGCGACGGACCCGGCCCCGCTCTCGATGCTCGAGACGACCATCATCCTCAAGCCCGAGGACGAATGGCGGGACGGGGTCGACCGCGACAGCCTGACCCGAGCGTTCGACGCGGCCATCCGGTTCCCCGGCCTCACGAACGCCTGGACGATGCCGATCAAGACGCGGATCGACATGCTCGCGACCGGGATCCGGACGCCGGTCGGGGTCAAGATCGCGGGCGAGGACCTGGAGACGCTGGAGCGGCTCGGCGAGCAGGTCGAGCGGGCCGTCTCGGCCCTGCCCGGTACGCGGAGCGCCTACGCCGAGCGCGTCATGGGCGGGAGCTTCCTCGACGTCGAGGTCGACCGCTTCGCCGCGGCCCGCTACGGGCTGACGTCGGGCGACGTGCAGGACGTGCTCCAGGCGGCCGTCGGAGGCATGACGGTCACGACGACCGTCGAGGGCCTCGAGCGCTACGGCGTCAACGTCCGCTACCCGCGCGCCCTCCGCGACGACCTCCCCGCCCTCCAGCAGGTCCTCGTGCCCACGCCCGGCGGCGCGCAGGTCCCTCTCGGCGAGCTGGCGACGTTCGCGTTCGTGAGCGGGCCGCCCATGATCAAGTCGGAGAACGCCCGCCCGAACGCGTGGGTCTACGTCGACCTCGACGAGGGCGCCGACGTCGGGACCTACGTCCAGGACGCCCGCGCGGCGGTCGAGGCGGCGGTCGACCTCCCGCCGGGCTACTCCATCCGGTGGAGCGGCCAGTACGAGTACATGGAGAGGGCCAACCGTCGGCTCGCGGTCCTCGTGCCGATCACGCTCGCCGTCGTGTTCCTCCTCCTGTTCCTCCACTTCCGGAGCGCGGAGGAGGCCCTGCTCCTGATGATCCCGCTCCCGTTCGCGGTCGTCGGCGCGGTCTGGCTCATGCTCGCGCTCGGGTTCAACTTCTCGATCGCCGTCGGCGTCGGGATGATCGCGGTCGCGGGGCTCGCGGCCGAGACCGGCGTCGTCATGCACGTCTACCTCGACGAGGCCGTCGCGCGCTACCGCGAGCGCGGCTGGCTCACGAGCGTCCCCCGCCTCAAGGCGGCCCTGGAAGAAGGCGCCGTGGACCGCGTCCGGCCCAAGCTGATGACGGTCTTCACGACGATCCTCGGCCTCACGCCGGCCATGATCGGGACGGGCACGGGCGCCGAGATCATGCAGCGGATCGCGGCCCCGATGGTCGGGGGGCTCGTGACGTCCACCGTCCACACGCTCGTGATGATCCCGGCGCTCTACGCCGTCGTCCAGGGCCGCCGCCTCCGCCGCCAGCTCCGCGACGCCCCGGGCGGCGACGGCCGGGCGGACGGCCTCGCGCTCGAGCCGCTCGCGCCCGCCGCCCGCGCCCACGACGCCCCGCCCGCGCCATGA
- a CDS encoding JAB domain-containing protein, with translation MTTNQAHHTNTCSSSTRPEPTGLGRTLDLFTLPVDPPLIDMPRLDVPVFSVRLVRERSHETAVVRTPADAARLCCELLDGFDREVFLAVALSTSSRVIGAHVCHVGTVDASVASPREVFRFCLLCNARSVLVAHNHPSGSLEPSRADVVVSKQLKAAGEAVGVGLVDSLVVGYDGRYTSLVDRGLL, from the coding sequence ATGACTACCAACCAAGCCCATCACACGAACACGTGTTCGTCCTCCACGCGCCCCGAGCCGACCGGCCTCGGGCGCACGCTCGACCTGTTCACCCTGCCCGTCGATCCTCCACTGATCGACATGCCTCGCCTCGACGTCCCCGTCTTCTCCGTCCGCCTCGTCCGGGAGCGGAGCCACGAGACGGCCGTCGTCCGGACCCCAGCCGACGCCGCTCGACTCTGCTGCGAGCTCCTCGACGGGTTCGACCGGGAGGTCTTCCTCGCCGTCGCGCTCTCGACGTCCAGCCGCGTCATCGGCGCCCACGTCTGCCACGTCGGGACGGTCGACGCGAGCGTGGCCAGCCCGCGCGAGGTCTTCCGGTTCTGCTTGTTGTGCAACGCCCGGTCGGTCCTCGTCGCCCACAACCACCCGTCGGGGAGCCTCGAGCCGTCGCGGGCCGACGTGGTCGTGAGCAAGCAGCTCAAGGCGGCCGGAGAGGCCGTCGGCGTCGGGCTCGTCGACTCGCTCGTTGTCGGCTACGACGGACGGTACACGTCGCTCGTCGATCGGGGACTTCTGTGA
- a CDS encoding M23 family metallopeptidase, translated as MTPPLRLAAVVAALLASGFTAERLVSQGRTATPAPEFVAAPRADARAERVAPPVAPPDAPKSTPSPMWAARARLPMGPVQGPVSSPFGPRVHPVSGRAGHHDGVDLAVPAGTAVWTVAPGTVRSVGRQRGYGLVVEIDHPDGIGGSEPVRTRYAHLASVDDALRPGLLVGRGVALGASGGRPGRDGVSTGAHLHFEVRDADGRPLDPARFVLLPQTAAPAPRWSGPWPSDPAPTPDPATTSASPASAETPGRAEADSAHAPDADLPEVALPEYPTLTPFTPTPHTP; from the coding sequence ATGACGCCGCCGCTCCGTCTGGCGGCCGTCGTGGCCGCCCTCCTCGCCTCGGGCTTCACGGCCGAGCGCCTGGTCTCCCAGGGCCGCACCGCTACGCCTGCGCCGGAGTTCGTCGCCGCCCCGCGGGCAGACGCACGGGCCGAGCGCGTGGCACCACCTGTCGCGCCGCCCGACGCCCCCAAGTCGACCCCCAGCCCGATGTGGGCCGCGCGTGCGCGCCTCCCGATGGGGCCCGTCCAGGGGCCGGTCAGCTCGCCGTTCGGCCCCCGCGTGCACCCCGTCTCGGGCCGTGCCGGCCACCACGACGGCGTCGACCTCGCGGTCCCGGCGGGCACGGCCGTCTGGACCGTCGCGCCGGGGACGGTCCGCTCGGTGGGCCGCCAGCGCGGCTACGGGCTCGTCGTCGAGATCGACCACCCCGATGGCATCGGCGGGAGCGAGCCCGTCCGCACGCGCTACGCCCACCTCGCCTCCGTCGACGACGCGCTCCGTCCCGGCCTCCTCGTCGGCCGCGGTGTCGCCCTCGGCGCGAGCGGCGGGAGGCCGGGCCGCGACGGCGTCTCGACGGGCGCGCACCTCCACTTCGAGGTCCGTGACGCCGACGGGCGACCACTCGACCCCGCCCGGTTCGTCCTCCTGCCCCAGACCGCCGCGCCCGCCCCCCGCTGGTCCGGCCCGTGGCCGAGCGATCCCGCGCCGACCCCGGACCCCGCGACCACCTCCGCCAGCCCCGCGTCAGCGGAGACCCCTGGCCGTGCCGAGGCGGACTCCGCCCACGCGCCCGACGCCGACCTCCCCGAGGTCGCGCTCCCCGAGTACCCCACCCTCACCCCGTTCACTCCCACCCCCCACACCCCATGA
- a CDS encoding ArdC-like ssDNA-binding domain-containing protein, with amino-acid sequence MTKNTPAPNQLALGLTTPVLSAAQRDARPDRQTRLDAAKAVLARGLAGVRDDPKALEAYLAFRARFHDYSPRNTMLIFLQRPTAKYCMGFRSWTKHGRRVRKGERGITVLAPILRRPTTEEVAVGHDPDDRVPAGFRTATTFDYLQTEATRDDALVYTPPIPRLDADGPDGLLARLEATARALGYTVTYTEAGYADGRCRFADRVIQVRPQLSGSDQCAALCHELAHAVAHTGDRETTRASKELQAEGAAYVALAALGLDTARASLPYLKGWGDDERMAAELDAIDRIAGRLLALVDHATKVPS; translated from the coding sequence ATGACCAAGAACACACCCGCCCCGAACCAGCTCGCCCTCGGGCTCACGACGCCCGTCCTCTCGGCCGCCCAGCGCGACGCCCGGCCCGACCGACAGACCCGCCTCGACGCCGCGAAGGCCGTCCTCGCCCGCGGGCTCGCTGGCGTCCGCGACGACCCGAAGGCTCTGGAGGCCTACCTCGCCTTCCGCGCCCGCTTCCACGACTACAGCCCCCGGAACACCATGCTCATCTTCCTCCAGCGCCCGACGGCGAAGTACTGCATGGGCTTCCGGTCGTGGACGAAGCACGGGCGCCGGGTCCGGAAGGGCGAGCGCGGGATCACGGTCCTCGCGCCGATCCTCCGCCGGCCCACGACCGAGGAGGTCGCGGTCGGACACGACCCCGACGACCGGGTCCCGGCCGGCTTCCGGACGGCGACGACGTTCGATTACCTCCAGACGGAGGCGACCCGCGACGACGCGCTCGTCTACACGCCGCCGATCCCCCGTCTCGACGCCGACGGGCCCGACGGCCTGCTGGCTCGCCTTGAGGCCACCGCACGGGCCCTCGGCTACACGGTGACCTACACCGAGGCCGGGTACGCCGACGGCCGGTGCCGCTTCGCGGACCGCGTCATCCAGGTCCGCCCTCAGCTCTCGGGGTCCGACCAGTGCGCGGCCCTTTGCCACGAGCTCGCACACGCCGTGGCCCACACGGGGGACCGGGAGACGACGAGGGCCTCGAAGGAGCTCCAAGCGGAGGGAGCGGCCTACGTCGCGCTCGCCGCGCTCGGGCTCGACACGGCCCGGGCGAGCCTGCCCTACCTCAAGGGATGGGGCGACGACGAGCGGATGGCCGCGGAGCTCGACGCGATCGACCGGATCGCCGGCCGGCTCCTCGCGCTCGTCGACCACGCGACGAAGGTCCCCAGCTAG
- a CDS encoding DUF6166 domain-containing protein, producing MSNTHDTTHAVRHTSGTHTTPDEAHAAEVAAQAGRWLAFATERSRMRPGTLLAKALASATFSTLHRASSLAVPSKLVGTAKHQRALWALVRDPADPWAELRLGVTNEAITASLGDEALGSVQAKHVPWVRPLVPFGLTAHLARVTGSETEGYTLGANVVLGHVGRALDRLLDALGGADGPSAGGDGATAEPPPASLRLVVRPEADVLRPGYDAQDVVLYRHLDGTACASVAHIPRHSPTGIEWGYAGSGPADLARSVLLALTDEPTAEALYQAFKAEVIARVPHAGGVLRAADVRAWVAAQTDRPTAA from the coding sequence ATGTCGAACACCCACGATACCACTCACGCCGTACGCCACACGTCCGGCACGCACACTACTCCTGACGAGGCCCACGCGGCCGAGGTCGCCGCGCAGGCCGGCCGGTGGCTCGCCTTCGCGACCGAGCGGTCCCGGATGCGCCCGGGCACGCTCCTCGCGAAGGCGCTCGCCTCGGCCACGTTCAGCACGCTCCACCGGGCCTCGTCGCTCGCCGTGCCGAGCAAGCTCGTCGGCACGGCGAAGCACCAGCGCGCGCTGTGGGCCCTCGTCCGGGACCCGGCCGATCCGTGGGCCGAACTGCGCTTGGGCGTCACGAACGAGGCGATCACCGCGAGCCTCGGCGACGAGGCCCTCGGGTCAGTCCAGGCCAAGCACGTTCCCTGGGTCCGCCCGCTCGTCCCGTTCGGCCTCACGGCCCACCTCGCCCGCGTGACCGGGAGCGAGACCGAGGGGTACACGCTCGGCGCCAACGTCGTCCTCGGCCACGTCGGCCGCGCGCTCGACCGGCTCCTCGACGCGCTCGGCGGGGCGGACGGTCCGTCCGCCGGCGGCGACGGCGCGACCGCCGAGCCTCCGCCTGCCTCGCTCCGCCTCGTTGTCCGGCCCGAGGCCGACGTCCTCCGACCGGGCTACGACGCCCAGGACGTCGTCCTCTACCGGCACCTCGACGGGACGGCCTGCGCCTCCGTCGCCCACATCCCAAGGCACTCGCCGACCGGGATCGAATGGGGCTACGCGGGCTCCGGCCCGGCCGACCTCGCCCGGTCCGTCCTCCTCGCGCTGACCGACGAGCCGACGGCCGAGGCGCTCTACCAGGCCTTCAAGGCGGAGGTCATCGCCCGCGTCCCCCACGCCGGCGGGGTCCTCCGCGCGGCCGACGTCCGGGCCTGGGTCGCCGCCCAGACCGACCGCCCGACGGCCGCCTAG